One window of Arvicola amphibius chromosome 6, mArvAmp1.2, whole genome shotgun sequence genomic DNA carries:
- the LOC119816169 gene encoding LOW QUALITY PROTEIN: vomeronasal type-2 receptor 116-like (The sequence of the model RefSeq protein was modified relative to this genomic sequence to represent the inferred CDS: substituted 1 base at 1 genomic stop codon), giving the protein MQVILALNMLRQEDIYSHPNAVTWPGLGGSVQHSEALSQPPKLNQGSTEDNGEKSQPGFSSPNVFYLTMKGQIPGCHMPPSVCSADCGPGFRKFRQEGMAPCCFDCSPCPENEVFNETNVDXCVTCPEVQYANAEQIQCIDKTVSSLTYEDPLGMALTLMALCFSAFTSVVLGIFVKHHDTPLVKANNRNLSYTLLVSLIFCFLCPLLFIGHPNAPKCILQQITFGMVFTVAVSTVLAKTVTVLLAFKVTTPGRRMRYYLISGAPNFIIVICTLIQIILCAIWLGVSPPSIDIDAQSEHGHIIIVCNKGSVTAFYSVLGYHGSLALGSFIVAFLARNLPDTFNEAKLLTFSMLVFCSVWVTFLPAYHSTKGKVMVAVEVFSILASSAGLLGCIFIPKRYILLLRPERNSLQKLKEKTSS; this is encoded by the exons ATGCAGGTCATCCTAGCGCTCAacatgctgaggcaggaggacattTATTCCCATCCCAACGCGGTTACCTGGCCAGGTCTAGGAGGGTCTGTGCagcacagtgaggccctgtctcaacccccTAAACTAAACCAAGGAAGCACAGAGGACAATGGAGAAAAAAGCCAACCTGGGTTTTCAAGCCCAAATGTCTTCTACCTAACCATGAAGGGACAGATTCCAGGATGCCAT ATGCCGCCCTCTGTGTGCAGTGCTGACTGTGGTCCTGGATTCAGAAAGTTCAGGCAGGAGGGAATGGCACCCTGCTGTTTTGACTGCAGTCCCTGCCCagaaaatgaagtttttaatGAGACAA atgtggattAGTGTGTGACGTGTCCAGAGGTCCAGTATGCTAATGCAGAACAGATCCAGTGCATTGACAAAACTGTGAGCTCTCTGACCTATGAAGACCCCTTGGGCATGGCTTTGACCTTAATGGCCTTGTGCTTCTCTGCTTTCACATCTGTGGTCCTTGGGATCTTCGTAAAGCACCATGACACTCCACTTGTGAAGGCCAATAACCGGAATCTCAGCTACACCTTGCTCGTCTCACTcatcttttgtttcctgtgcCCCTTGCTCTTTATTGGTCATCCCAATGCCCCTAAGTGCATCCTGCAGCAAATCACATTTGGAATGGTATTCACTGTTGCTGTTTCCACTGTGTTGGCCAAAACAGTGACTGTGCTTCTGGCTTTCAAAGTCACAACCCCTGGAAGAAGGATGAGGTACTACCTGATTTCAGGGGCACCCAACTTCATCATTGTCATCTGTACCCTCATCCAAATTATTCTCTGTGCAATTTGGCTGGGAGTTTCTCCTCCATCTATTGACATTGATGCCCAGAGTGAGCATGGCCACATCATCATTGTGTGTAACAAGGGCTCAGTTACTGCATTCTACAGTGTCTTGGGATACCATGGCTCCCTTGCATTAGGAAGCTTCATTGTGGCTTTCTTGGCCAGGAATCTCCCTGACACATTCAATGAAGCCAAGTTGTTGACATTCAGCATGCTGGTGTTCTGTAGTGTCTGGGTCACCTTTCTTCCTGCATACCATAGCACGAAGGGCAAGGTCATGGTGGCTGTGGAGGTCTTCTCCATCTTGGCCTCCAGTGCAGGCTTGCTGGGATGTATTTTTATCCCCAAGCGCTACATACTTTTGTTAAGACCAGAGAGAAATTCTCTTCAAAAGTTAAAGGAGAAAACATCTTCCTGA